The Phaeobacter gallaeciensis DSM 26640 genomic sequence AGCAAAGTCAGATAGTCCTCACGCGATTTCGTGTCGCCACTGCGGGTATAGATATCGGCAAACTTGATCGTCGCGTCGCGCGCGCCCATCAAATAGACGGTGAGGTAGCGCCGCGCCCCGGTCAGATCGCGGGGGTCTTCCTCGACCGTACGAAAGAGATCACGCGCCACTTCCTGAAAGGCCTCAACGCGCTGTTCGACCTTGCGATCGCGGGCGCGCAGGGCAGCATCGGTCATCGCCGCGAGATAGGTTTCGGCCTCGTCTACAACTCGGGCGACGCGGTCACGCTGGAAATCATCAATGCCTTCAGCGCCTTTATCCCGCAGCGGGTCCAGGCCAAAGGCCGCCAGATGCAGGCCAGCTGCCGCTGCGGCATAGATCAGCGCGCTGAATGCGCCGGGATCCTGTCGCCAGGCCGCAAATAGGGCGCCGATGCCGCAAAGTAGGGCGGCCAGAATTTTGCGTGGCAGGGCGGGGCGGCGGGCAACTTTGCGATCATCATAGGCGGCTTTAGCCCGCAGACCATCGCGCAGCAGATAGGCCGAACCGGCCCAGGTTGCTGCGGCAAGCAGGCCAAACGCCAGACCGGCTGCGTCCGAAAATACAGACATCAGCGCCACCAATCCCGCAGGCAGGGCCATCAGATTGGCGCGCATGCCGACGGGATCGACCTTGGCGCTGCGGTAGCTGTTGGCGCTGGAGGTGTTGTGACCGGAGGCGGGGGCTTTATCGGCCCCTTTGTCGCGGCCATCGGGACTGTACTTGCCGCCAAAACGCTGTGCCATGGAGTCAGCCTCCGACCAGCCAGCCGGTTGCCAGACCAATCATCAGGATCAGCAAGGCCACAAAGGCGAGTTTCTGCACGTCTGTTCCCCCAAGATGAGCGCTGCAAGCAATTGGAAACTTAGGATATGCAGCGCCATCTTGCTAGGGGGAACTCTGAAAAGGCGGGCGCAGTTTCTCAGGGCAGGGCACTCAGCGGCGTGTTGGTTTGCCGCCACCGCGCGGTGCGGGACCTTTGCCAGAGCTTCGGCCGGGACCGCGCCCTGCGTCTCGGCTGGCGCCGCCATCTGCGGGTTTGCTGCCGGGTTTGCCGACAGGCTTGCCGCCGAATTTGCCCGCAGGCTTACCACCGGGCCTGTCTGCGGTGCGGTCAGTTGCCCGGCCTGCGGGTTTGCCTTTGCCAGCAAATTTGCCGTCTGGTTTTCCAGTGGAGCGGCCACCGGACCGCTCGCTGCCTTTGCCGTCCGGGCGATCTGATGCGCCGAAGGACCGCCTTGATGGTTTCCCGCCTGGCCTGCCGCCAGATTTGAAATCTGGTTTCGCGCCGTGCGCTGTCCCAGGTTTGCCCGCGCCGGGGCGTCCACGCGCCGGGCGGGTCGGGCGTTTGGGCTTCTCGTCTGCCTCGGTTTCCGGCGTCTCCAGCCCCAGCTGGTCCCGCACTACACGTGGGCGCAGTTCTTCGACCTCGCCGGGTTTGAGGCTGCCCAACTGGAACGGGCCATAAGACAGGCGCAGCAGGCGGTTCACGGTAAATCCGATGTCTTCGATGGCACGGCGGATTTCGCGGTTCTTGCCCTCACGCAGGCCAATGGTCAGCCATGCGTTGGCCCCCTGCTGGCGATCCAGCGCGACGGTCATCGGCTGGAACCGCTCTCCCTCAACCACCAACCCCTGACGCAGCGGTTCGAAATCGGTATCTTTCGGACGGCCGTTGATCCGTACGCGGTAGCGGCGCAGCCAGCCGGTGGAGGGCAGCTCCAGTTGCCGTTTGATGCCGCCGTCATTGGTCAGCAGCAACAGCCCCTCAGAGTTGAGGTCAAGCCGCCCGACGGTCATCACGCGGGGCATGTCTTCGGGCAGCTCGTCAAAGATGGTCGCGCGATCCAGCTCGTCACTGGTGGTGGTCACCAGACCTGCGGGCTTGTGATAGAGCCAAAGCCGGGGTGGTTCCGGATCCTGCATCGGGGTCCCATCCACGGCGATCCGATCTTTCCCCAACACCACATTCAACGCCGGGCTGTCGATGATCTTGCCGTTTACCGCAACGCGTCCTTCGGCGATCATTCGCTCGGCCTCGCGCCGCGAGGCGACGCCGGCCCGTGACAGGACCTTGGCAATGCGGTCGCCCTCGGGGCTGTCACCGCTCACAGCCGTGTTGGTCGGTTTCTTGCTGGCGCGGGCGGGTTTCGCCGCACCGGGGCGCTGGCCCCTGGGGGAAGATGGTGTTTTGCTCATACTGAGGCCATAGATCATTCCGCGCAGTTGCGAAAGCTCCCATTCTGGGGCAGGGAGGGGCTATGCCGTTTCGTTCTCACATGGATGTTGCCCTTGCCGAGGCCCAAGCCGCCGCCGCGCGCGGAGAGGTGCCGGTGGGGGCCGTTCTGATCTCTCCAGAGGGGCAGGTGGTAGCCCGTGCAGGCAATCGAACCCGAGAGTGGAGCGACCCGACCGCCCATGCCGAGGTGCTGGTGATCCGCGAGGCCTGCGCTGCCGCCGGGTCGGAGCGCCTCAATGGTTATGATCTCTATGTGACGCTGGAACCCTGCGCGATGTGCGCCGCTGCAATTGCGGCAGCCCGCATTCGCCGTGTCTATTATGGGGCCTCTGATCCAAAATCCGGCGGTGTCGCCCACGGGGCCTGTGTGTTCTCGCATCCGCAGGCCCATCACGCGCCTGAGGTCTATGAGGGCATCAGCGCAGAACCGGCTGAAACCCTCCTGAAGGCCTTCTTTGCTGCGCGCCGTTCGGCGGATGGTTGACCCGACAGCTGTGCTGCCCATAGCCTAATAGTCCGGTCGCGCCGCAGGAGGGCGAAAGATATGAGCAAGGATTTTCTAGCCCCTGACGGGCAGTTGCGTTGTGGCTGGGCTGGATCCGTTCCAGAGTTTCTGCCCTATCATGATCACGAATGGGGCTATCCGGTTGCGGATGATCAGCGTCTGTTTGAGAAGATTTGTCTTGAGAGTTTTCAGTCAGGTCTGAGCTGGCGCACCATTCTGGCCAAACGCGAGAATTTCCGGGCCGCCTTTGCGGGGTTCGACTGGACCCGTGTCGCCCGGTTTGGACCTCAGGACGTGGAGCGCCTGTTGCAGGATGCAGGTATCATTCGCCACAGAGGCAAGATCGAAGCGGTGATCAACAATGCCCGCCGCGCTGAGGAAATGGTGGAGGCCGAAGGATCGCTGGCGGCGTTTTTCTGGACCTTTGAACCCGGCCCGGATGAGCAGGTGCCGCCACAGACGGCCTCCATCACGCCGCAGTCGACTGCGCTGTCAAAAGAGCTGAAGAAACGCGGTTGGAAATTTGTCGGTCCCACCACCTGTTTTGCCTTCATGCAGGCGATGGGATTGGTGAATGATCACGCAACAGACTGTATCTGTAGGAAAAAGGCCGCCCAGATGCGTGCCGCTTTCACCTCTCCTGCAGTGTCTCAGGCCGGGTGACACGAGTCATCAGCGGGTCTTTCTTTATGAGGGCGTGTAGGTATGTAGCGGCCATCGCCGCCGTCCCTCAGGACGGCGCCCTGCCCAACGGGAGCGGATCTGCACCGCAGATCGCGGTCCGGGCGGGAGGCCCCGCTTAAATCTCGATCGCCTCGAGAACCTGCGGTTCGATGACCGCGACATCAGGCAGCGCTTCGGCCAGTTTTTCGGCGCTCTGCTCCAGGATCGGGAAAGTGCGATAGTGACAAGGGATCAGTGTCTTGAATCTGAAATACCGCTTTGCCGCATATGCCGTCTGAGCCATATCCATCGT encodes the following:
- a CDS encoding 5-bromo-4-chloroindolyl phosphate hydrolysis family protein, with the protein product MAQRFGGKYSPDGRDKGADKAPASGHNTSSANSYRSAKVDPVGMRANLMALPAGLVALMSVFSDAAGLAFGLLAAATWAGSAYLLRDGLRAKAAYDDRKVARRPALPRKILAALLCGIGALFAAWRQDPGAFSALIYAAAAAGLHLAAFGLDPLRDKGAEGIDDFQRDRVARVVDEAETYLAAMTDAALRARDRKVEQRVEAFQEVARDLFRTVEEDPRDLTGARRYLTVYLMGARDATIKFADIYTRSGDTKSREDYLTLLRDLEENFAARTRKMLLEDRTDLTVEIDVLRDRLQREGVHLDTR
- a CDS encoding pseudouridine synthase; its protein translation is MSKTPSSPRGQRPGAAKPARASKKPTNTAVSGDSPEGDRIAKVLSRAGVASRREAERMIAEGRVAVNGKIIDSPALNVVLGKDRIAVDGTPMQDPEPPRLWLYHKPAGLVTTTSDELDRATIFDELPEDMPRVMTVGRLDLNSEGLLLLTNDGGIKRQLELPSTGWLRRYRVRINGRPKDTDFEPLRQGLVVEGERFQPMTVALDRQQGANAWLTIGLREGKNREIRRAIEDIGFTVNRLLRLSYGPFQLGSLKPGEVEELRPRVVRDQLGLETPETEADEKPKRPTRPARGRPGAGKPGTAHGAKPDFKSGGRPGGKPSRRSFGASDRPDGKGSERSGGRSTGKPDGKFAGKGKPAGRATDRTADRPGGKPAGKFGGKPVGKPGSKPADGGASRDAGRGPGRSSGKGPAPRGGGKPTRR
- a CDS encoding nucleoside deaminase, producing the protein MPFRSHMDVALAEAQAAAARGEVPVGAVLISPEGQVVARAGNRTREWSDPTAHAEVLVIREACAAAGSERLNGYDLYVTLEPCAMCAAAIAAARIRRVYYGASDPKSGGVAHGACVFSHPQAHHAPEVYEGISAEPAETLLKAFFAARRSADG
- a CDS encoding DNA-3-methyladenine glycosylase I, translated to MSKDFLAPDGQLRCGWAGSVPEFLPYHDHEWGYPVADDQRLFEKICLESFQSGLSWRTILAKRENFRAAFAGFDWTRVARFGPQDVERLLQDAGIIRHRGKIEAVINNARRAEEMVEAEGSLAAFFWTFEPGPDEQVPPQTASITPQSTALSKELKKRGWKFVGPTTCFAFMQAMGLVNDHATDCICRKKAAQMRAAFTSPAVSQAG